The proteins below come from a single Cannabis sativa cultivar Pink pepper isolate KNU-18-1 chromosome 3, ASM2916894v1, whole genome shotgun sequence genomic window:
- the LOC115710263 gene encoding uncharacterized protein LOC115710263 produces the protein MLKSTFNPFFSAFPSNVRTRKQPFQHILTSFSQTPSTVRQNAPTDPILLQHQLSPASAYIHLPFCRKRCHYCDFPIVALGSGSTQTEDEDDPRMVNYINLLCREIMATKAESKTNPPLKTVFFGGGTPSLVPPRLVSSVLETLRLQFGLSSDVEMSMEMDPGTFDALKLKQLMELGINRVSLGVQAFQDELLKSCGRAHGLKEVYEAIEIVGSCGVENWSMDLISSLPHQTPEMWEESLRLAIEAQPSHVSVYDLQVEQGTKFGLLYKPGEFPLPSDSQSAEFYKMASRMLSNAGYAHYEISSYSKSGFECKHNVTYWKNIPFYGFGLGSASYVGGLRFSRPKSMKGYKEFVENFENGMVDCHTNNQIDFKDNAMDVVMLSLRTAKGLDLKSFGEAFGDSLVVSLCKTYKPYIESGHVVGLDVKGRALSSEEFNSLLPKEDKENIQKELGYIRLSDPDGFLLSNELISHAFGVIAP, from the exons ATGCTCAAATCAACCTTCAATCCTTTTTTCTCAGCCTTTCCCTCCAATGTCAGAACCAGAAAACAGCCCTTTCAACATATCCTTACTTCTTTCTCACAAACCCCTTCAACTGTTCGACAAAATGCCCCAACGGACCCTATCCTTCTACAACACCAGCTCTCCCCTGCTTCTGCTTACATTCACCTTCCCTTCTGTCGAAAACGCTGCCATTACTGTGACTTTCCCATCGTCGCTCTTGGCTCTGGTTCCACCCAAACCGAGGACGAGGACGACCCTCGAATGGTGAACTATATAAATCTTCTCTGTCGAGAGATTATGGCGACAAAAGCAGAAAGCAAGACCAACCCACCTCTAAAAACGGTGTTTTTTGGAGGGGGTACTCCTTCTCTGGTGCCGCCGAGGCTTGTTTCGTCGGTTTTGGAGACGTTGAGATTGCAATTTGGGTTGAGTTCAGATGTTGAGATGTCTATGGAAATGGACCCTGGGACTTTTGATGCTTTGAAATTAAAGCAGCTCATGGAATTGGGTATCAACAGGGTTTCACTTGGAGTTCAGGCGTTTCAAGATGAGTTATTGAAGTCTTGTGGGAGGGCTCATGGTCTCAAGGAGGTGTATGAggctattgagattgttggctCTTGTGGGGTTGAGAATTGGAGTATGGATCTCATCTCTTCTCTTCCTCACCAAACTCCAGAAATGTGGGAGGAAAGTTTAAGGCTTGCCATTGAAGCTCAACCCTCACATGTGTCGGTATACGATTTGCAAGTGGAGCAAGGCACAAAATTTGGATTGCT GTATAAACCAGGAGAGTTCCCATTACCTTCTGATTCACAGTCAGCTGAATTTTATAAAATGGCATCAAGAATGCTTTCTAATGCTGGCTATGCTCATTATGAGATTAGTAGTTACAGCAAAAGTGGCTTTGAGTGCAAGCATAATGTAACTTATTGGAAGAACATACCTTTCTATGGTTTTGGCCTTGGTTCAGCTAGCTATGTTGGAGGCCTGAGGTTTTCTAGGCCAAAAAGCATGAAAGGGTACAAGGAATTTGTGGAAAATTTTGAGAATGGGATGGTAGATTGCCATACAAACAATCAAATCGATTTCAAGGACAATGCTATGGATGTTGTTATGCTTTCTCTAAGGACAGCCAAAGGCCTGGATTTGAAGTCTTTCGGAGAAGCATTTGGTGACTCCCTCGTTGTTTCTCTTTGTAAAACTTACAAACCTTATATAGAAAGTGGGCATGTAGTTGGCTTGGATGTGAAAGGAAGAGCCTTATCTTCAGAAGAATTCAACTCCTTACTGCCTAAAGAGGATAAGGAGAACATTCAAAAGGAGCTTGGTTATATTCGGCTTAGTGATCCAGATGGTTTCCTTCTATCAAATGAATTAATATCCCATGCATTTGGAGTCATAGCTCCATAG
- the LOC115710264 gene encoding uncharacterized protein LOC115710264 has product MKKARAVTSIAFLVILFLQGKQAKEGSDDSRALIHGKEDALEVHCSRERSRVAWKIIEDYLTPFVEQAHYQIPIKCRLHHDNDIFRDQEEHKVHVDTNEWQCSYCKKSFYAEKFLDQHFDSRHYDLLNVNGSKCLADLCGALHCDHVTNTKLRKTKCNPAAVARNRHYCESLADNCFPINQGPSASRLHEFFLHQFCDAHTCSGKLKPFSRGGKKETSVLYLATAILTLMLLPIFYVIVFLHQREMRMRGQVLKRISPIGRKAKPS; this is encoded by the exons ATGAAGAAAGCTAGAGCCGTTACTTCCATTGCGTTCTTGGTAATCCTTTTTCTCCAAGGAAAACAG GCCAAAGAAGGATCTGACGATTCAAG agCACTAATACATGGTAAGGAAGATGCTCTAGAAGTACATTGTTCTAGAGAAAGAAGTAGAGTAGCATGGAAAATCATTGAGGAT TACTTGACACCATTTGTGGAACAAGCACACTATCAGATTCCAATTAAGTGTCGACTTCACCATGACAATGACATCTTTAGAGATCAGGAAGAGCACAAGGTTCATGTGGATACAAATGAATGGCAGTGTTCGTACTGTAAAAAAAGCTTCTATGCTGAAAAGTTTCTCGACCAGCATTTTGACAGCAGGCACTATGATCTTCTTAATGTT AATGGCAGCAAGTGCTTAGCTGATTTATGTGGGGCACTACATTGTGACCATGTGACGAATACCAAGCTACGCAAAACCAAATGCAATCCTGCAGCAGTTGCAAGGAATCGCCATTACTGTGAG AGTCTCGCCGACAACTGTTTCCCCATTAACCAGGGACCCTCAGCAAGTCGCCTTCATG AATTCTTTCTGCATCAATTTTGTGATGCTCACACTTGCTCTGGGAAATTGAAACCTTTCTCAAGGGGAGGCAAG AAAGAAACAAGTGTACTATACCTGGCTACTGCAATTCTGACTTTGATGTTGCTCCCGATTTTCTACGTGATTGTTTTTTTGCACCAAAG AGAGATGAGAATGAGGGGCCAGGTTCTTAAACGCATCTCACCAATTGGGCGAAAAGCCAAACCTTCGTAA